The Cervus canadensis isolate Bull #8, Minnesota chromosome X, ASM1932006v1, whole genome shotgun sequence genome contains a region encoding:
- the LOC122434533 gene encoding profilin-2-like — MQCIGDISEEVWQDCITLFLQTGMCCDAAIISNSPPWLLASYPEGNLFQLTQEEIQILLMREGREKLFLQGITLAGTKCLLIRDNLYTEGNNTMDLRTKGQSRGSQAVTVVQIESVYLVVMGQKGTEGGPLNLKAFEMAGYIKEAIHQHMAHF, encoded by the coding sequence ATGCAGTGCATAGGGGATATCAGTGAAGAAGTCTGGCAAGACTGCATCACCCTCTTCCTACAGACTGGGATGTGCTGTGATGCGGCGATAATAAGCAATTCCCCACCTTGGTTGTTGGCTTCTTATCCTGAAGGCAACCTGTTCCAACTGACCCAGGAAGAAATTCAGATCTTGCTgatgagagaagggagagagaagttGTTTCTTCAGGGAATCACCCTTGCAGGGACCAAATGTTTATTGATCCGGGACAACCTATACACTGAGGGCAACAACACCATGGATCTCCGCACCAAAGGCCAGAGTCGGGGCAGCCAAGCAGTGACAGTAGTTCAGATCGAGTCTGTATACCTTGTGGTGATGGGACAAAAAGGAACAGAAGGAGGGCCTCTGAACCTCAAGGCTTTTGAGATGGCGGGTTACATCAAAGAGGCCATTCATCAACATATGGCCCATTTCTAA